DNA from Nymphaea colorata isolate Beijing-Zhang1983 chromosome 4, ASM883128v2, whole genome shotgun sequence:
TCATCAAGTTCACGTGAATGTGTAGAAATACATGTTTAGTTAAAGACTCGAAACGTTTTTACCCATTGAAGCTTCAGGCATCAACAAGATCTTTCTCCGTCACTCACTGTCATAGGCTGCTTGCTCTTGTAAAAAGACTTAGATTGGTCTAGCTTTAACATGTCCTTTTTTTATCAGTTGTGGCCATGGTCAGTCTCTGttctggaattttttttgtaagacTGGTATTGATGTTTCGATTGCATCCACAATGTCACTTTGGCAACTCTGTCAATTTGTATTGCTCGGGCAAAATGAGGCCAAATCTTATTGAATTCTACAGTTTAGCTACATTTAATCAACGTCCATTGAAATGGCCTATggaaaaaaatggtttcacGTTAGGCTTTCTCCAAGCCCTCAGAATTTTATTGCATCTTGATGCACAGTGCGTCTTGTCAGGGAATTTGTTCTGCAATATATGGTTCCGAAACATTGTTTGAAACTAATTACCCAGTCAGGCATTTGTCTGGTACCTGATCTAGTAGATTATATTGTAATTTTTGGAGCCACAATCACAGAAGTGTTTCCTCAGGTAGGTACCTTGTTCCGCTGGAATCAAGTAAATTGTCATACATGTTTGGTGGTTTCAGAAATTTCCTTCAAGAACCACGATTATTCTTGTATGCTCCAGTGACGGTCTTTCTATTTATTTACTGTCAATGTGTGTTTCCTGGAGGGAAAAGGGAAACAGGTtatggaaacaacaaaaatgcaGTAAGAAAAGACATGATTTGTTGTCATTCAAATTGGAGTAGTTTTACTGGATTTATGTCTTCCAATCTGAAGCAATTCCTTTGATATAGACCTAGAGGAAGAATCCCCAAACCCAAAGTTAAAAAATTTCCATCTAATTAGTCACTGATTTATAAAGCATCTTATCTTTTTGCTGGTTCCTTTATAACTCCTTGTGAATTGAAATTTCTGAATTTGTCATTTTAAGAAAATGGGACATGACACTTTGAATCCCCATATGGATATGCATGTACAGTAAATTTTACAGAAAGAATATCAGAGACTCTTTTTCCAGATTGTTAAGTTggattttttctaaaatatgtaTTTGGAAATTGGTGAAATGCGATTGACCAGGTGATTTAGCTCTAAATTCAATAATGAGAGTCAGCCCAAGGAGAGACTCATGTTGACAATGACCCAGAAGTTTAGGGAAGGCAGAACACATCCATCAGAATTTTCAAACTAGGAAGTAGGTAATTTTTAACTTTCAATAAATACCCTAGTCTTATGCATTTTAGCGACTATTTTatgtaaatgatttagtaagtaGTGGGAAGTGATGCTTTTGTTCCTGTTGGTGAAAGCATTCTCTTACAACTTCCGACCATGACCTTGTTATTTTTTGCTACTCCCAccttttttctgaaattttccaAGTTTCTAACTAGGCTGAAATCTCTGAACTTCTTATTGGAGAATTTGATAatgctcatttttctttctcctttcattTGTGCCTCTTTACATTTTGCTTGAAGAGATACAAGGTCCTGACACGGACTGATTTACTGTAAGTTATGCTATTTTACTTGAGCAACTTTTAATCATGTGGGGAGAAAATGCTGATACACATATGCACAGGTAACACTAACTCCAACTCATTTAGCCATTGTGATGGAATATGCTGCTGGAGGCGAGCTTTTTGAAAGGATACGCAGTGCTGGTAGATTCAGTGAGGATGAGGTCCTAGTGCACTGATAATGCCCTTTAATCATGTggttttgtctttcttttctcaaatgATCTGTTATTGGCTTATTAAGGATGTCCCATTCTCCATTCTTCTGTCAAACAGGCAAGGTACTTCTTTCAACAGCTCATATCTGGAGTCAGCTACTGTCATTCAATGGTATATATACAAAAAACCTCTTCCACTCACTTTTGTAGTTTAGCAGTATCTTATGCAGTTTTTGTTTGGTATTGATGGGGGATATTGTCAATAGACCTACAAATATTTGTTTGCATGGCAGGAAATTTGTCACAGGGACCTAAAACTCGAAAACGCTCTTCTGGATGGGAGTGCAGCACCTCGTCTTAAAATTTGTGATTTTGGTTACTCAAAAGTAATTTCCCTCTTTTGACCATCTGTTTTCAGCgttctttaatttgtttaaaagCCATTTCTTTTGCTGGTTTGTAGTCTTTGTTATTGCATTCCAAACCAAAATCAACAGTGGGAACACCAGCATACATTGCACCAGAGGTTCTATCTCGAAAGGAATACGATGGAAAGGTACAATCTTCATCCATCAAAATACTACATAAACAagaacatgcacatgcaaacaTACGCAAATGGAGGCATATATGCAAGTGATTGCACTTCAGCTTGTAATTTTTATTCTGCCTAGATTAAAAACTGAAGTCACTTGGAATTTGGAAATCCGTGGAACAAAAATCAGCTTTCTCATTTTCAGAGAAGCTGAATTGGTGTAAAACTCCATTAGTTTCTTGGAGTTCCATTATCTACGTAATAATACCTGTCATATTGGCCATTAGTGAGTGGCAAAACTACATTAAGTTCCATGATGGTTGTCTTGATTGAGGACCGATGCTACCATTTGAGCTTGCAGATTGCTGATGTTTGGTCTTGTGGAGTAACACTCTATGTGATGCTAGTTGGGGCATACCCTTTTGAGGACCCAGAGGATCCAAGGAATTTCCGTAAAACCATTGGGGTTAGTTCCTTATCTTCTTTGCAGACCCACTTGTTAGACAGAGAACGTGGATCAGTTCATGTAGTTGTGACTAATTCACTGGCATTGTCTTGACAGAGAATAATGAATGTGCAATACTCAATTCCAGATTATGTCCGTATATCTGCAGATTGCAGACAGATTCTTTCCCGAATATTTGTTGCTGATCCATCAAAGGTAAATTTTCCTATTATACCTGTTATTTTGACCCAACTGGCTTCAAATTTTCTGTGATTTGCATCCACAGAGGATCACAATTCAAGAGATAAAGAATGACCATTGGTTTTTAAAGAGCTTGCCAAGAGAATTGGTTGAAGGAGAGGAGAAAAACTTTGTCGATAATCTTAATAATCCTCAGCAGAGCATTGAAGAAATAATGAAAATCGTAGAAGAAGCTAAATCTGTTGTTCAAAGTGCTAAGTTTCCTACTGGGATAGATGTGGATCCTGATGATCTTGAGCTTGATGAAGATTTTGGAAACAGTGGAGATTATGCTGGTGCCATCTGAATGAGATGACAGTTGTCATAGATGAACAGAAACGAGTTGCAAGAGGGATTGTAAACTAGAAATGGGGTTTACAGCTGAATGGGTTGGCTTTGAATTCATGCTGTTTTACTGGGTTCTGGATGAGATCAGTTAGGATGTTGGTATGTCCTCTTCTGGTTTCATATCTGTCATGTACATCGCACTGTCCGATACATGTGCATTAACTTCTGTAAACCTCACAGTTGACTGATCTTTTATGTACTTTTAAGCATGCACGTTTGCTTGTGTCAGgaatcccaaaatttgttatCAGATAACCATTTATATGGAAGGAGAAATGTTCGTGTTTCTCAAATCTTGTTAGCACACGAAACTTGTGAGTTATCTACAGTCACTACTATTTTACTAGATCAATAAATGTTGTTAGTTTTCACGTTTCCTTTACATCGTAAGATCCTATGAACATGTCAAATTTTATTTACCAAACAGCTTTAACCATCGTGAATTTTGAGGTAGTAGCGTATGGGCATGTAGAAGAATCTCTTATGAAATCGTTGTTAAGACGGACTTTATAGTCGACTTCAATGAGGCTTGAGGTTTGGCCGCCCGACGTCTGTTCTAGCATATAACACTTGATATGATGCTGAAAAAGCTAAGTAGGGATCCCATGTTCCATTTTCTCTATCCGAAGGCTAAGCAGACAATGGTAACAAGgcatttgataataaaaacaTTGTATTCTTGAAATAGGTGttcttaaaatgtcatattGTTAATCCCGATAAATATATAAGATCTGAGTAAAGACATAAAATTTTCCTGAACTCAACGACATTTTGCTGACGATACTCTGCAGTTATTCTTAAATTTTGTCACTAGGCACGTAGGTGGTGGCGAAGCATTATGGGCCTCCGAACATAGTCTCGTTTAAGAGGGTAGATGATCTCCTGCAGGTAAGCAGCGGGTTTAGGACAGAAGCCATAAAGTCCGGCCCAAGATGTCTCGAAATAACTGGAGCTATTACTGTACCCATATAAATGCATGAGCATTTAATATAACGTGGAGTGTTGGAGTCTTGGACAGGAGATAATAAATGTCACCTGGGTTAAAGGCAAATATGGAAT
Protein-coding regions in this window:
- the LOC116253491 gene encoding serine/threonine-protein kinase SRK2A-like; translation: MEDRYEPLKDLGAGHFGVARLVRDKKTKELVAVKYIERGDKIDENVQREIINHRSLRHPNIIRFKEVTLTPTHLAIVMEYAAGGELFERIRSAGRFSEDEARYFFQQLISGVSYCHSMEICHRDLKLENALLDGSAAPRLKICDFGYSKSLLLHSKPKSTVGTPAYIAPEVLSRKEYDGKIADVWSCGVTLYVMLVGAYPFEDPEDPRNFRKTIGRIMNVQYSIPDYVRISADCRQILSRIFVADPSKRITIQEIKNDHWFLKSLPRELVEGEEKNFVDNLNNPQQSIEEIMKIVEEAKSVVQSAKFPTGIDVDPDDLELDEDFGNSGDYAGAI